In the Necator americanus strain Aroian chromosome X, whole genome shotgun sequence genome, TATTTCTTCCATAAAACTCACTTGCAACCATTAGGTCCAAAGTCGAAAAATCCATCTTTGCACTGATCACAATAACGTCCACCTACTCCCGGTTTACAATGGCATTGTCCAGTATTATCACACTGTTGTGAGAGTGATCCCACCTAGaaataaaatctatgaaagTAATTCTacgtaaaacttttttttcactgtacACATTACCTCATTACAACCGCACGGAACGCAGTAGTTATCACCCTGTCGACGCCAATGGTTTGCGGCACAATTTTCGCAGTGGACCCCCTAAGAACATCGCCATTTCCGTGGcaggaattgtttttttcgaaaaaagtaaggtagaaaaaattgaagaatataAGAATACTTACATGTGTATTGCCTTGACAATCGATGCAGTGTCCTCCATGGCCAGTGGTTTCGAATAGTTCTTGGTCAAAGAAGCAGCGATTTGACAGTTGAGAGCAGTTACAAGCTGTAAAATTCCCAAAATTATTTATGGTGTTAACATtgaattattatcatttataatTTATGACTTACATTTGATAATAAAAGTAGCAAGAAAATATCCGCAGATTTAGCAAATTCACCATGTTCAAAAACGTTTCATGtgcacattaaaaaaaacaaaagaggaagagaaggGATTTTGTGTGCGCTACTAACTAAAGGACATGGAATCCATGAAACTATTCCCCTTCCCTAAGAATTTTATGATAGAAAGAATTAAGGGAAACATAtcaaaaacatataaaaatcacatttattttcctataaaaatcattcatcatcatatcattattattattcctggaagaaaaactatgtCCCTGTTGGACTCCTGGGATGACTCCACCTAGCAACATTGAGGTGGAGCAAAATTATTCCATTATGACCCAAAAAAAAGCTCACGTAAATTTTGATCGTTATGATAAAAAGAGGTCTAAATATAtgactaaataaaaaatacttcgAACGACTTTAAAGAACTTACTGAATTTAAAAGgagcaaaaaaattcctttaaaagaaaactaccaCAGAAATGGTGaagttgaaaataaattggACAGAAAGTATTGGAAGGTGAGTGACATTcctatataaaataaaagagcagaacCAGCCACATTGATATgacttggattttttccaacacaaaaaaaaacagaaatcagctaataaattcgaaaaaaaaagacacgtCTAACCAATGCACTCGTTCGCCTCATTAGCTGTTCCAGGGCGCCATGGACGATCATTGTAGAAAGGTAAACACTGGTCGCAATCAGCAcctttaacaaaaaaagatatttttgtgCTATTCTTGTCATcctcacaagaaaaaaattaacgtattttaatataatataaggTTCTATTGACCTTGAGTATTGTGTTCGCAGCGACAAACCAGCCTGTTCTCACCGTCCACGCTTGATGATCGAACACATTCCGATGCATGGCCATTACATTTACACCTTAAGCAATCACTAAACGTTTTGTGGACAATGAAAATTCTACACTACATGGCAGACTCGATTTAATTTAAATCCAGAACGAAAAGTGCTATTTTCTTGCTGAATAGCTGAACTCGATACTCATCCTCAGTCGATCAAATTTTGCCAGCTCATATGGATTCGAATACTACTAAATTAAATCAGAAAGTCATTACAATTATAACAAACCTTCCTCCAACAGCAAAATCGGAGATGGCATAGAAGTAACTTCGAAGAACTTGTGGATCACCGAACACTTCATCTCCGAAGGTGTTCATTCTGTTCAGGACAATTTTGATGGCCGAAGCAGTTACCCATTGCTTAAAAATAGGTCTACTTTAGAGAAATAATCCAAAacgcaaagaaaattttaagaagttCGTGCTAGTCCAATTtcaatttgagaaattttgagtTCTCTCGATTTTTATGTGCAAAAAATgacacaaaaaataagaaagagtttccaaaaaagaaaattttggacTGATGTACAAAGTGATGGAAGTATAAGTTAATACAGCAGTTACCACTGATAACAAGTTGCAACTTTAGGACATTACAATttactttttcaagaaaaaaaaacgagtttactttttggaaaaagaaaggaggacGTAAATCAAATCATCTGTGGAGGCATACCTGTAAAACTTCACTGTCTTCAAAAGCATGGGCCGACGGCCTACCTTCAAGAGTTGAAAACGCAATATTTCCTCCAGTGATTGGTGAAATATCGGAAAACTCCTGAAAACCTATGAATAATCGCAGTATAGAAGAGTAtgcaaaaactacaaaaaattaaCCTTTGTACACTGAGCAACAGCTTCGTTACCAGGAAGTATAGGAGCCTTGTCCGGAAGGCCATATGTAGCACGGCAGGatccactaaaaaaaaagtaattgcaCACATTCAAAATCAGGGCCTGCAGAAATTAATGACACATAACAcggaaaaataattatttttcatcttttattgcAATTTCGTTCCACACATTTCTATACTTTTCACCTCGAAAGCTCCTAAATCCAGACTCTGTACTTTTTTGTTATGAACGAAATAATTCTTTCTATTAAACGTTCTCGAGAACGACAAACCGAAAGGAACGATACAAGCAAAATTGCGATAAAGTTTCGAGAAAATAAAACCTTGGGAAATTCAGTAATACCAAacgcaacaaaaaagaagaataaaataaacttaCGAGTAATACTGCCAGGGTACCCATTCATCATCTAATGATGTCTTTTTAAAGATAGCAAAAGATTCCGGTCTTGGTGAGATGAATTTCAGTCGGACATAGGTAATATCAAAGGTTTTAcctagaaaaaacattttataagcaatatttaacaaaaaagaaaaatcagaacatTTGTCATGATGTCATAGTTCAAAAAACACTATCTTTTATCACACTTGTCCCTTACAGGAACACTTAGGAAATATCCGggaggaaaaaatattaatggCAGATGAGTATCTGATGCCTACGTCTCATTTACTCATGAAATTCAATTGTAATGTAATTGCAATTGTAATTTATTCATGTAAGCGTTCCCAAACACCCATCACTACAGATTCTGGATTAATTTTAGAGATGTCTAGGAATCCGAAACTATAAAAATCCTTACCAAGTGTGAGTGTAAGGTTAACGCTGTTTGGATATTGCATGCCCTCGTTCATAGTCTCTGACTGCCACCACGTCTCATTATTAGCATTATTAAAATCAGTGAGATAACGGGCTGGATGCTCAAAAGCCTGAAAAAATGTTGGATTTATAGAGGATTTAACTCTCATACTACTGTATTAATAGCAAATAACTTACTGGATGTCTGGCATCGCAAGTATCGCATACACTTCGCGCAGCTGAGTGACCTGATTGAAcacaaaatctgaaaaagaacatttttccgtttagaaagagattttaaaaaaaatttgaaagcaaacagaaaaagagggaAGTGTGGCTTACTTTGTGGGATGCTTTACACCACATGTGTTCGTCACCTCAACTTcgaggttaaaggcagcgttgATGAAGTCGGGTACACATCGCTGCGGTGCTAACGTTTCGCGATCATAACAAGGATTCCCATCTTAATTGTTCACATAATTAATTGCTTTCAAACAAATTATAAGGCTTAAAAAACCCCGTTCAagagaaatcattttttgattCCTAAAAAATTTTCCCTGAAACGACCACGTCACTAACTTCTCCGCATTTTTGCTCTCATAGCAAATCGCTATCGCCGCTAACGCATTTTAATACTCTGAATCATTTTCGACCAACCCATGaacagagcgaaaaaaaaacagatattttTGTCGGCATGCGTGTTCCGCAAAATATCCACGGTGGAAAAAATGTGGCTAAAGAGCCGCAAATATCAATAAATCACCACAGGTTACAGCTGTAGTCCCAGAAATGCGCTGACACAGCGCATTCCTTGAATCATTGTATTAATTGCTGAGAAAATCGCTGCAACGCTCGTTTTTCTCCACgttgagaatttaaaaaaaaagaaaaggaagatgaCAAAGCAATAATGGCTATGGTCATTTTTAATCAGTGCTTCACGAAAACATTTAATGtatctcaggaaaaaaaagcgaagatttATGTAGGTATCATTCAAAACCAAAGAACTTTCTCGAAAATTATCATTTATGACTCTAAACTTGAAGGAACATCCCGCTGTgactaaaaattcaaaaaaataaaaaagaaaaaaaccggcACGAAAATAAGTCCCCATAAAGTGAAATGCGATTTAGCTCTTTTGAAAAGTtctcaaaaaggaaattattggAATAAAAAGACAATAATTTGCACATGAGAACGTTATAGAACTACactattattacattatttaaaaaataaaaatcctgaACTCAGTAAAGTATAATTGTACCAAAGTTTCGCAAAAACATGCATACATAAATCCTGCTGCAAAAAAATCCTACCTTTAGCCTATAGAATCCTAGCGGAAATAGgcacaaaaaaatcctaacGAACCTATTCCTTCCTTTTCAGATGGGTAATAATCAATCAAACCTTGCTATCCTAGATTAGGATTGAAAAAACAAGAGTTTTTTTAATAATGTAAAGGAATAATCACAATTTAGTATTGTCAGTCAGAATATATCtataatgaaaatttatttctggaaaaggatCCAACTAGTaaccaaaaaaattgttgttcatTAGTTACAGGAGAAATATCAATTTTAATTGTTTCTAAAAAACaggggaaatttttgcaatcatCACTGCATGATGTGAATAGCAAACTGAAGGTCGTAACCTAATACTGGGGAGAAATGTTTAGACTTTATATCTTTTTACTAGGTTATTCTCACGCATTAACAACATAGTATCCTTGAAGCAAATCTCATGTATCCTATCGAAATTCTGTTTAGCATCTTCTaggatttttccttaattCCTTGCTATCCATCTATGTAGTGATCTTTCACAGATGTGAAGGTCAATATGTTTGTTACATTCTTTCTAAACACATGACATAATGCACCGCGTTTACTCAAATCCTAATAATAATCCAAAAATTCTTGGAAGAATTCAAAAAGCTAAAATTCGACATTACTTGGAAtcatattttaaataataatgataataataataaataatactagTAGTTGTATAGAATACTAGGATAGGCAAGGTCATGTGTGCAGGATTGATTAGATAGAAAACACCCCATATCTTATCGATCTCATAGAATGTCAGGAAGAATCCTTGCTAAGATTTTCTcaagcctttttttttcttcgctatcAACGATTACAACTGAAGAGTACATGATGAATGACTGAGCATTACATTCAGTGAAAAGGAGGAGTGGAAATCCTTGGAAGCACCTACAAATGTCTgaaataagttttttcttcacttatgGTGGAAATTTGCACATTTTAGCTAGAATAagataggaaaaaatcaaaatagaaGGATATCCCAGTAGATAACAAAGCCTTTCAGATCCACAAAACATAATGAATGTTTGTTAAATTCAAAAGTTCCATCGGAATTCTTCCAAAAAGATATCCATGGGATTTTTGAAAGTAggaggataatttttttttagcaataccccttgccaagaaaaaaaatttccttacaAATCCAAATTTGTCGtagattttttcaagatttttgcgAATTGGGCAAATGATAGTCTACGAGAGAGTATTTTTCAATGGAAAGTGCATCAAAATTATAAAGTTCTACGTAAACAACTTCTTGGAGTCAAAAGTTAACTAAAACATCCGAGAGTTTTACGAGTCCGGGCGTTTCCCATACAGAAATAGCGTGAATTAAAGTACACATATGCAAATCAGCGACTCTCATCATCATGCTGACATCACATGggaaaaagaaaccagaaaaCAATAACCGAACCTATTCAAGCTTTtaataaacgaagaaaaataatacttcacaaaaaaaaaactcttaccgGCACCGAAGTGATTTGGATCAACTGTAGGAATCAGTTGAGCTGGTTGCGTCCAACCGTAACGCAGTAATATAAATGAGGAAAACACAGAAAGCCACATTATTATACAAAGATCATTCGGGCAGTGTCGAAGCTATGAGATCTGTAAGTAGATCAATACATATGGATATAATCAAATTTACTGGAACGTCCGAAATAGGTGATAACACAaatttcgattaaaaaaatcgaatagaaGAGAAACGAGGGAGAGATTCCATGTGAAATCACAAGAGATTTAAGATCATTTTAAGACCACTACGAAAAGTTAGTGCGctgagaatttttaaaatacgcCAGAATCCTTGagcgaaaaattttttttagggaCTTTTGTTTCGGAAATGGGAAATTTGCAAATAGAGTAATTAGATATTCTCTGATTCTATATATTCCCTATATGAACCAAACCCTATCTTAAATCCATGTGATAcgggatttcttttttttttggagcttGTCAATTCTTAGGATTTTTAGCACaaacatttttaaacaaatggaaagaaagtaaaataaagtgaaggtgtgtaaatgaaatttcaaatgtttaGTAATGAGATACTTTCTATCCCCCGTATAATAGTAAAGCGATttagagatttaaaaaatttaaggatCTGAAATCAGTTGAAATCATGGATTTCATTGAATGATATAATACTTTTGCAAGAGTTGAAATCTTTCTGAACAGCTTCCAGCCATCAAAATCGTTTATTcgaagaacagaagaaaaaacaacaagttttcagttatttcaaatcaaataccattattttctggaaaaaaaagatgttcttttcctgTCTTTCACTTCCATACACTCTAGAGTTTCTACAAGAAAATAAGATATTCAAAATTAACGCGCACAATAAGCAACAAAATGAGGAATGTGCCTAAGAGATATCCTTgcgacgaagaaaaaagatttgtcCAGAACGTTACGCGGTCTGCAGATCAAAAGACACcttatggatttttcttcacaatagATCAATGTGAAGCGAAAATCCACGACGATCTTTGAGCAGCAAGCAGTAAATACTCTCAAAACCTCTCAAATATCCACGTAAATTGGCGACAGAAGCCTGGCGTACTACAGTGAGTGTTTAAAGAGTGAAGGTGTTAAGTGGAGTATAGGATGTCAGTCAAGGTGCAACGTAGTGTGAACTTTGTGCGAGGATGGATCAAGAACAAATGTCGACTTGTCGACACATGTCACAACATTCGCTCGAGAAAATGAGTCAGTAGTGAGTATCCAGGAGTTGAGCAGAGCCGCAACTCTCCGGCTAAATCTAATCACTCGTAATCAATTAAGACGAAAGATCGAATCGTGGCAGCGATTGGGGTGGTGATATTGACAAAACATGGAGATCATCATTATCTGGACCGGTGGTCCGGTCAACAACAGGTGGTATTCGAACGGGGCGCGACAGGCAAATTGGTAGGTGGTAAGATCTAAGGAGTCGAAGATGTAAATCAGAAGTGATCGGAGGAATtaaatcatgaaaattttccgCATCAAATATggaattcgagaaaaatttgtgTCGAATTCTGCTAGCATTTCACAGTAAACATCAACGTTACGACTTTTCACTATAGGCGAATGTAGGCTTTGACGCTATCCAGCCAAAAGGGAAAAGAACACAGCAATGGAAAGTGGCGACACGACTGAAACgaccatggaaaaaaaacgaaacaaatacAGATGTCACAAAAGTTCAGGATTTGTAGCGAAAGAAAACCATGTGAAGCGCTCGAAAAGAAGTATAGAGTACTGAGGGTGAAAAACAAATTGACAGcgcattcttttcatttcaggaTGTAGCATAATGACCAGGGATGATCGAACGAGAAGTAAGATTCGGTCACAATCTAGTGggcaaaagatgaaaaatcgaACAAGAAACGATATTGATCTACTTTCTTCCCTAACATagtaaaagtaattttttcactttttaacaGTAAAAGTAGTATAAATAATATCTCCTATGTTTTAAGGTGAATATAATACAGTAAAATTCGAgattaatgaaattaaaaatacaaacattTCAAATGAAGGCTAAAttcaatcctttaaaaaaaaaatctgaagtttCCTGGAATTTATCACAGTTAATATTTGACTAATAATATCGTAAGTGAAATGCAGAAAATCGTTGTAATGAAAATTCAAGCAGTAATGAATCCTAAATGTTCGATCTATGGATTACGATCATCTCTCGTCGATCCACAATACTTCTAGAACACTATCGGGACACAAAGATGGGATAATTTGTTTGAGAGAAtactattaatatttatattatttgataTTCAATCAAATTCTGAATATGGAAACATATTACGCCGCTTCATAAAAACACCTTTTCGAATTCCCTCACCTAGACATATAACCTTTTTTATGGAAAATGAAACAGCAATCTTTTGAACAGCGCAATCCACAGCAAACAAAAGTGCATGGTAAAATTCAGCAGGGAGAAATTGAATTATAAAAAactatatttttagaaaaatagttTGATAACACACGAAAATCGCAAACATAAAAATGCAATCAAATAAGATCCATTTTATTTGATTAGTAAGATTAAGCAACAATTGAGGAACCTTTGAAATTTCCGCCGACGAATAAAACAATGAACACTTGAGAGGaggccagaaaaaaaaaccgaccgaaaaaaaaagtgatcgtGCGTGTCTCgtagcggaaaaaaaaacattcgagaTGAGCTTATAAGAATGTGGGGACGAAGCGAATGTGTTGGAGAGCAAGAACAGCGTACAACCGGTGAAGTGCTTGGTCCTTCTAACGATCGAACACAACTTAATGTTGATGATGATAAGACCATTGATCAATATTGGCTTTGGCATGCTAAGGAACAGCGTAAAAGTCAACAGAGCACATAGAAGGTGCTCTCAGCAACGAATGTGAGGCAGAGACGAGGGCAAACACAAGAATGACCCACATTATTGCTGGCAACGAGCGATTACGCACACTAAAGATGGACCCTGTGTGGGCGGCGGACGCCTGTGGTGTCGATGTGGTGCCGTGGCGGTGATGTCCACGTTCGTCTCGTCGTCGTCGATGGACGTGGTTGAAGCAGCACGTGCTCGTCAACGTTGTGCAGCCGAACAACGACCGCACTACTGAATGAAGACGTTGGCACGGGAAAAACAGTGCAGCTGTAGTCGTTCTTGCACAACAGAGAATTTAGTGAGCTACGTGCCGCTTGAAAAACTCGGCACATCTGCGAATTGAAAGAGTGGAGGTAGTGCGACGATGAGGGCATCCGTACGATCgaggaataaacaaatacaacGCAGATGAGCTGCACATGAGGTAGCATGAGGTCCATCGTTCGATTAAAGATCATTACATTTAGCAGCAGGATCGGCTGCAAATCCGTGTACACACCATAAAAGCCAACGGATGAATCATGGCTTTGGCAATCACTAACGCTATCGCATACATAGCTCGTACTATGTAACACGAGCAATGAGAAACAGGACCCGACAAGTCGAATTTGCAGACTAAGCTTCCCCATAAATTCTCGccctttccattctttttctcttttgattgATTCTCATCGTAAAAGTGGCGAATCTCTGTAAATTTGTAACCATGAAATATTATTCGTGGCAATATTGTCGTAAACATCTCGTTCAACGAGAAATAGGACTGTAAACACCATCCAACGCTGAAGTTACACCGGTATCAACGTTGAATGGAACATTCTCTATAAAAACCTTTCTGAGAGAGTAGTGTCTGCATTATGTCTGATTATCTTCAATGGGCGCTACTCATACCTCAAAGAGGTACAAAAAATCCGGGTGCTCTACGTAGAGGTATTATGGGTGACCTTCTCAACAATCGAAGGCAACCGCAAGTCGACCGAAAAGATAACGAACGTAACAGTGTGGTAGACAGAGAGAACGCAGAGAAGCTGACAGATAACAGAATTGCGAATACAATAAGTGAGTACGATAGCATGTTGGACGGCGGCCAGAAGTGGCGCCTCGGATCAGATGAGGTCATAAATCGAGAGGTTCCAATCCATAGAACAGCGATTGGAACGTGGCCAGGCCTGTTGGCGCAACGAAGCCTCAGCCAAACGTGCTGACTAAGGTGCGACGTGAAATGGCACGCACAAGCAGGTGCGAAGCGGGACCACTCAGTGCGAAAAATCGTCGCTTCTTCTGACGGCAATTATTGGCACGATGAAGGTCAGTTTTCCAGAGATCGCCAGATGTTGGCACAGGTAAGAAGTGTGCATCCAGGACCGCATTCATCGCATGTGGTTATCCGGAGGAAGCGCACGTATGTCGGCTTTTCTGCTAGTGGAACTGCACTTGCACTGTGATCAGCCGCGTAACCTGACCCCACAGGTCATTTGCTAGTGGAGGAGGCGCTCGGGTCATAAAGGGGAAATCGCGATACGTCGTCTATCTCGGCCAGGCTGCTCCTCCACTCGCCAACTGTTACAACATGAGGCGTTGAGGGAAAAGGGAGATGAGCAGAAGGATTccgagcacaaaaaaaaacgcatgtgGCAAAGAGTTCTGGAAGACTACCGCCTAACTAATGCCACTCTCTCGATCGACGGCGATTGATTGCGTGCACTTTGTGACGGAGTCCGCTGAGTCACTCGCGCAACTACGGCGCTGCACTCATACACTTTATGCTTGGCGTAAGTTGACTCTGGATCTCGGCCAGGTAAAGGAAGCCTACTACGACGCGGACCCGGATACGCGGATTCGAGCGACGCTGCACGGGAGACGATGGGCAGCTGGCGGCAACGCTTGCACTTCCACTCAATTTCGAGGCAAGATTTTCCCCGTTGAGGACGTTATTTTTGTAATTCAAGTGCTACGGAAGGACTTATAGGGTTAACCCTGAAAGGAGTACGGATAGAACAACTGAACTTCATTTTACACCGGAAACGATTCTTATCAAGATAGATGATTGAAATGTTTGTACTTCCAGAACAATTCAGTTAGACgttaatagaaaagaaatagaataaagttagtagaatagaaaataaaaagaaaaaaggaattggAATCAGCTGATCTGTACACACTTTTAAAGTCCTATAATTCAAGTCAGTAGGAATTGCAAGTCAACGCCAGTTTCATCCTTACATCCTTAATTAATTTACCTAGAGAGGCTGGCAATAAATAGTAGTTTAATGTATTGTAATGATGTGGGACTGTAATATGCAGTAGTAATCACAGAGTGGGATGATTGGATAACGTCGGACATCGGGAGGAGAGGATAAGAGGGAAAGTTCGGAACAGGAAATGTCCCCATTAAACGACGAGATATGAAGAGTACAAATAGTAACCGTTTAAGTCATAATTTCTACGAGTTTCTCAACGAAAATCAGCatttctcattgttttctcagaacaaaaaaggaactggTCTTTCTAAACGTTAGCGAATTTAAGTAAATGAAAGAACAATGACGTAACTATTCGGTATTGAAATGAAACATTAAGATACCTATGAGAAATGAGAGGTTCAAAATAAGCTATAGAACCCTTgactccgaaaaaaaaactctccgaaaaaaaaaaacatgtcagATCCAAGAGGATCAACACCTTAACGCTCTCTGAAATCTGCAGCGAAGAGGACTGTGTGTGTGTTATCTTTACtcgtcattaaaaaaaaagcattcggtgggggagggggggggacAGTTTATGCACTTGCACTTTACTGATTGTTGCAGGACAATGTTTGTTTTACACTTAATGGAGTTACAGCGACCGTGGAATTTGTATAAACAATCTATTGATGACATAGAAATTCTGCTATAACCAAATAATCGAATATATGTATGAGTGATTGAGTTCTATTCACGTAAGCGCTCGTAGCGAACGCAGCTGGTGGCCACATAGGTCCCGACAATCTGGTGCCGTCCGGTGCCCTCCGTATACAACGCGTCATTCCGACTTTGGTGTAACCAGATCTGAGACTGAGCTAGTAGGAATTTGTTAAGATCGTGGAACACTCATGTttccacaacaaaaaataaacactcaaAATAAACACTCAAAATAGCCTTAAGAGTTTAAGGATACCCTTCCAGGGCGAAATTCCATCAAGTTTATCCTAAATAATGGGAAtagggaaaaaaatactttttctaTTAGTACTAAATAAATACTAATTACTAAATACCAGTTATTAACTATACTTAGTAGTACTAAATACTAGTTTCctcctgaaagaaaataacgagGCTTAAAAAAACTATATCACTACAGAAAACAGTAATTGAAAACCAGAATTGAAATAACCGATGAAGCTGTCTCTTGTAAATTTGACTAGTGGGGGGAAAATGtccttctttcgttttttttttacctcgaAGGAACAATAATTCGCTGTTCACTTACTTATGAGGTCAAgatcgcagttttttttttaaatccggAAATAATTACTTC is a window encoding:
- a CDS encoding hypothetical protein (NECATOR_CHRX.G21683.T1); translated protein: MWGRSECVGEQEQRTTGEVLGPSNDRTQLNVDDDKTIDQYWLWHAKEQHGPCVGGGRLWCRCGAVAVMSTFVSSSSMDVVEAARARQRCAAEQRPHY
- a CDS encoding hypothetical protein (NECATOR_CHRX.G21684.T1), with product MGDLLNNRRQPQVDRKDNERNSVVDRENAEKLTDNRIANTISKGSLLRRGPGYADSSDAARETMGSWRQRLHFHSISRVNPERSTDRTTELHFTPETILIKIDD